A window of Zingiber officinale cultivar Zhangliang chromosome 5A, Zo_v1.1, whole genome shotgun sequence contains these coding sequences:
- the LOC121982495 gene encoding LRR receptor-like serine/threonine-protein kinase RPK2, whose product MRRRRSHAAILVSSLLFLLLVAISSSAERSGTEAGPRGVERSALLQFKSFVTSDPARLLGAWGSEANHCSWPGVACDGRSRVVSLNISAKGSSSKLPCSRSGLYRRSCGDLGRRMVGTLSLVLRNLSELRVLSFPFHDFHGEIPGVLWELKRLEVLDLEGNSLSGGLPSRFPRQLRVLNLASNLVKGQIPSSLSRCADLEVLDLSGNQVNGTIPKFLGDFSKLRELYLSFNRLSGPIPVELGYGCRSLQILDLSGNLFTEGIPSNLGNCSELLVLMLFSNLLEGFIPPDLGRLKKLQVLDVSRNSLSGNVPAELGNCLELSVIILLNQYDLMPDEEATGSVDIDEFNCFQGRLAENITALPKLRVLWAPRATFEGTIPKNWGLCENLEMVNLCQNQFQGHIPQAFAQCKRLRFLNLSSNSLTGWLDDELPVPCMDVFDVSVNQLSSSIPRFTNTECPSSKVTPDELSSFYISLFAYNCLKGLKWPLAEPGGELIIYHNFAKNNFTGTLSSLPLATGRFQNNTVYVFLANGNHLFGSLNAIILEKCSRVSHLVIDLSNNMISGRFTSEAGMTCRSLVVLDVASNQISGTIPANFGLLSNLVCLNLSWNQLQGEIPAGITQLKRLKYLSLAGNNFSGHIPPDIIKLQDLQVLDLSSNSLAGYIPTVFVKLRNLTALLLNNNKLSGAIPSAFANFASLSKFNVSFNNLSASWPLNASTLKCDSVFGNPLLQSCPAYSLSAPSSDMQRSSQSPQSYMDSVSASSSNDTRGNNGFSSIEIASIASAAAIVSVLLALIVLYIYTRKCAPRARSSVRSSGRKEVTVFVEIGVPLTYESVARATGGFNASNCIGSGGFGATYKAEISPGVLVAIKRLAVGRFQGVQQFHAEIKTLGRLRHSNLVTLIGYHLSDSEMFLIYNYLPGGNLERFIQERSSRPVNWRMLHKIALDIANALNYLHDQCVPRILHRDVKPSNILLDNEFNAYLSDFGLARLLGNSETHATTGVAGTFGYVAPEYAMTCRVSDKADVYSYGVVLLELISDKKALDPSFSPYGNGFNIVTWASMLLQKGRAREFFTDGLWDVAPHDDLVETLHLGIKCTVDSLSIRPSMKQVVQRLRELQPSHFGRG is encoded by the coding sequence ATGAGACGCCGGAGATCCCACGCTGCAATACTTGTATCCTCGCTCCTATTCCTCCTCTTGGTAGCGATCTCCTCTTCCGCGGAGCGAAGCGGTACGGAGGCGGGTCCTCGCGGGGTGGAGAGGTCCGCCTTGCTGCAGTTCAAGAGCTTCGTTACTTCCGACCCCGCTAGGTTGCTCGGGGCATGGGGCTCCGAGGCCAACCACTGCTCTTGGCCTGGCGTCGCGTGCGATGGACGGTCACGGGTCGTCTCCCTTAATATATCTGCGAAAGGCAGCTCCTCTAAGCTCCCCTGCTCCCGGTCCGGCCTCTACCGTCGCAGCTGCGGCGATCTCGGCCGTAGGATGGTTGGGACACTTAGCTTGGTCCTGCGGAATCTGTCAGAGCTCAGGGTGCTGTCGTTTCCGTTTCATGACTTTCATGGCGAGATTCCGGGTGTTCTCTGGGAATTGAAGAGGCTGGAAGTGCTTGATCTTGAGGGTAACTCGCTTTCCGGTGGTTTACCCTCACGGTTCCCCCGCCAGTTGCGCGTGCTAAATTTGGCTTCCAATTTGGTCAAAGGTCAGATCCCTTCTTCCCTCTCGAGATGCGCGGATTTAGAAGTCCTAGACCTATCCGGCAACCAAGTCAACGGAACAATCCCGAAATTTCTTGGTGATTTCTCCAAGCTTAGAGAGCTCTATCTTTCTTTTAATCGGCTTAGTGGTCCGATTCCTGTTGAGCTAGGATATGGGTGCCGGAGTCTGCAAATTCTGGACTTGTCCGGAAACTTGTTTACGGAAGGCATTCCCTCCAATTTAGGAAATTGTTCTGAGCTGCTAGTTCTAATGCTGTTTTCCAACCTTCTTGAGGGTTTTATACCTCCTGATCTTGGGCGACTGAAAAAGCTTCAGGTTTTGGACGTCTCAAGGAACAGTCTGAGTGGAAATGTACCTGCTGAGTTAGGAAACTGCTTAGAATTGTCTGTCATTATTCTTCTGAATCAATATGATCTGATGCCAGATGAGGAAGCCACGGGCTCTGTTGATATTGATGAATTCAATTGTTTTCAAGGAAGACTGGCTGAAAATATCACAGCTCTACCAAAGCTTAGGGTGCTTTGGGCTCCAAGAGCAACATTTGAAGGGACAATTCCTAAGAATTGGGGACTCTGTGAGAATCTTGAGATGGTTAATTTATGCCAGAATCAATTTCAAGGACATATACCACAGGCATTTGCCCAATGCAAAAGGCTTAGATTTCTAAATTTGAGTTCAAACAGTTTGACTGGTTGGCTTGATGATGAACTTCCCGTGCCATGCATGGATGTCTTTGATGTCAGTGTGAATCAGTTGTCTTCCTCCATCCCTAGGTTTACCAACACAGAATGCCCTTCATCTAAGGTCACACCAGATGAATTGTCCTCtttttatatttcattatttgCTTACAACTGTCTTAAAGGTCTGAAATGGCCTCTTGCTGAACCTGGTGGCGAATTGATTATATATCACAATTTTGCAAAGAATAATTTTACAGGCACTTTGTCTTCTTTACCATTGGCCACCGGTAGGTTCCAGAACAATACTGTCTATGTATTTCTTGCTAATGGGAATCATCTTTTTGGATCACTGAATGCTATTATATTGGAGAAGTGCAGCAGGGTGAGTCAtttggtgattgacttgagcaatAATATGATATCTGGAAGATTTACGTCAGAAGCAGGCATGACATGCCGGTCTCTTGTGGTGTTGGATGTTGCTAGTAATCAGATATCGGGAACCATTCCTGCAAATTTTGGGTTGTTAAGTAATCTTGTTTGTCTGAATTTGAGTTGGAATCAACTACAGGGTGAGATACCTGCAGGAATCACACAGTTAAAAAGGTTAAAGTATCTCTCGTTGGCCGGTAACAATTTCAGTGGTCACATTCCTCCTGACATAATTAAATTGCAAGATCTTCAGGTTTTGGATCTGTCTTCAAATTCCCTTGCTGGTTATATTCCTACTGTTTTTGTGAAGTTGAGAAATCTCACTGCCCTGTTACTTAATAACAACAAGCTTTCTGGGGCAATTCCTTCAGCTTTTGCCAACTTTGCGTCACTTTCGAAATTCAATGTTTCTTTCAATAATTTGTCTGCATCATGGCCTCTTAATGCCAGTACACTGAAATGTGATAGTGTCTTTGGAAACCCTTTGCTGCAATCTTGTCCTGCATATTCTCTCTCTGCTCCTTCATCTGATATGCAAAGAAGTAGCCAGAGTCCACAGTCATATATGGACTCAGTGTCAGCAAGCTCATCCAATGATACCAGAGGCAACAATGGCTTTAGTTCTATTGAAATTGCCTCAATTGCATCAGCAGCAGCCATAGTTTCAGTCCTCTTAGCTCTGATTGTCCTGTATATTTACACAAGAAAGTGCGCTCCAAGGGCTAGGTCCTCTGTTAGGTCTTCTGGGAGAAAGGAAGTGACTGTCTTTGTTGAGATTGGGGTTCCATTGACTTACGAGAGTGTTGCACGAGCAACTGGTGGTTTTAATGCAAGTAACTGCATTGGAAGTGGAGGTTTTGGGGCCACATACAAGGCTGAGATTTCACCAGGGGTTCTAGTGGCTATCAAGAGACTCGCAGTAGGAAGATTTCAAGGTGTTCAACAATTCCACGCAGAGATAAAGACTCTTGGAAGATTGCGACATTCTAATCTTGTGACGCTAATAGGTTACCATCTTAGTGACTCTGAGATGTTTCTGATTTACAATTACCTTCCAGGTGGTAATTTGGAGAGATTTATACAAGAAAGGTCGAGCAGACCTGTAAATTGGAGAATGCTTCACAAGATTGCTTTAGACATTGCCAATGCTCTTAATTATTTACATGACCAATGCGTGCCCCGTATCCTTCATCGGGATGTTAAACCAAGCAATATATTGTTGGACAATGAATTTAATGCTTATCTTTCAGATTTTGGATTGGCAAGGCTTCTAGGAAATTCTGAGACCCATGCAACTACTGGTGTGGCTGGAACTTTTGGGTATGTTGCTCCTGAATATGCCATGACATGTCGTGTTTCTGATAAAGCAGACGTATATAGCTACGGTGTGGTGCTCTTGGAGCTAATTTCAGATAAGAAAGCACTGGATCCTTCCTTCTCTCCATATGGGAATGGTTTCAATATTGTAACTTGGGCATCCATGTTATTGCAAAAAGGCCGGGCCCGTGAGTTCTTCACCGATGGGCTCTGGGATGTGGCTCCCCATGATGATTTGGTGGAAACCTTGCACTTGGGTATCAAGTGTACTGTCGATTCACTTTCTATTAGGCCCTCAATGAAGCAAGTTGTTCAACGATTAAGGGAACTCCAACCTTCACATTTTGGGCGTGGTTAA